In a genomic window of Halobiforma lacisalsi AJ5:
- a CDS encoding winged helix-turn-helix transcriptional regulator gives MSRPQTPPQEEQSDACPVIASLEQIGSKWRLAVLHELLEGEQRFNELKRSTGANARTLSRVLDDLGEMGFVERRMEEDAPIATYYSLTAKGESLEPVFDEIDCWAGSWLEGDELSR, from the coding sequence ATGTCACGACCCCAGACCCCGCCCCAGGAGGAACAATCCGACGCCTGCCCCGTGATCGCGTCCCTCGAGCAGATCGGTTCGAAGTGGCGACTGGCCGTACTACACGAACTGCTCGAAGGCGAACAGCGGTTCAACGAACTCAAGCGATCGACGGGCGCGAACGCACGCACTCTCTCGCGGGTGCTCGACGACCTCGGCGAGATGGGGTTCGTCGAACGACGAATGGAAGAAGACGCCCCCATCGCGACCTACTACAGTCTCACCGCGAAGGGGGAGTCGCTCGAGCCGGTGTTCGACGAGATCGACTGCTGGGCGGGTAGCTGGCTCGAGGGTGACGAGTTAAGCCGGTAG
- a CDS encoding SDR family NAD(P)-dependent oxidoreductase: protein MTDRVAFVTGAGGGIGRGIAIQLAESYAVAVNDISPEAAEKTAEKIRNDGGTANAVPGDVSDSGQVERIVAETIDQLGPIEVLVNNAAVETVHPFTELPESEWDRVLDVNLKGQFLLGQAVANHMIEEGIEGNIINISSYHDTVPRTEKIHYDSSKAGVHMLTKDMALELADHRIAVNCIAPGIFETPMNEEILSDPERTQAMHERVPWGRMGVPEDIANVVEFLVSDKAEYLTGIRIPVDGGLRLDP, encoded by the coding sequence ATGACCGATCGAGTCGCTTTCGTCACCGGTGCAGGTGGAGGAATCGGTCGTGGGATAGCAATACAATTAGCGGAATCGTATGCCGTTGCAGTCAATGACATCAGCCCAGAGGCCGCTGAGAAGACTGCCGAAAAGATCCGGAACGATGGGGGAACAGCAAACGCCGTACCAGGGGATGTCTCCGATTCTGGGCAAGTAGAAAGAATAGTAGCGGAAACTATCGACCAACTCGGCCCAATTGAGGTCCTCGTGAACAATGCCGCAGTGGAGACAGTACACCCCTTTACTGAATTACCCGAATCCGAGTGGGATCGAGTACTTGACGTAAACCTGAAAGGACAGTTCTTGCTCGGTCAGGCGGTCGCTAATCACATGATCGAAGAAGGGATCGAGGGAAACATCATTAACATCTCCAGCTATCACGATACCGTCCCACGGACCGAAAAAATCCACTACGACAGCTCGAAGGCCGGCGTACATATGCTCACCAAAGATATGGCCTTGGAGCTCGCTGACCACCGAATTGCAGTCAACTGTATTGCGCCAGGAATCTTTGAAACTCCCATGAACGAGGAAATTCTGTCGGATCCGGAGCGGACTCAGGCAATGCACGAGCGAGTTCCGTGGGGACGGATGGGCGTTCCCGAGGACATTGCCAACGTCGTCGAATTCCTTGTGTCAGATAAGGCAGAATACCTAACGGGCATCCGGATTCCTGTCGATGGCGGATTACGGCTGGATCCGTGA